GGATGGCCCGGACGGCCTTCGACGACACGCGGGTGCGCCTGATCTACACCGACCACGACATTCTCGACACGGGCGGGGCGCGCCGCGATCCGGCGTTTAAGCCCGACTGGTCCCCGGAGCTTTTGCGCTCGACCAACTACATCGGCCACGCCGCGGCCATCCGGGGCGACCTCCTGGCCGCCCTGGGCCTTGATCCGGACGTCTTCGACATGCATGGCCTGCTGTTGCGGGCCGGGGAGCGGATTCCGCGCTACGCCGTGGCCCATGTGCCTGCCCCGCTGTTCCATCTGCCGCCCCCCGGCGATCCGGGCAACCCAAACGGCTCCAGCCCGTCCCAGGTGGCGGCCCACCTGGAACGCCTGCAGGTGGCGGCCCAGGTGGAACCCACGGCCAGGGGCCATTGCCGGGTCCGCTATCACCTGCCGCCAAAGCCCCCCGGGTGTCCATCATCATCCCCACCCGCGACTGCCTGGCGGTGCTGCGGACCTGCCTGACCAGCCTGCTGGAGAAAACCGACTATCGCCGCTTCGAGATCCGCATCGTGGACAATTCGAGCCGCGATCCCGAGACCCTGGACTACCTGGCACGCATAAACGGCCATCCCCAGGTCAAGGTGCTGCGCTACGATCTGCCGTTCAACTATTCGGCCATCAACAACCACGCCGCCGCCCACTGCACCGGGGACGCCCTGTGCCTGCTCAACAACGACACGGAGGTCATCGGCCCAGGCTGGCTTACGGAAATGCTCGGGCATCTGGTGCAACCCGGGGTGGGCGTGGTGGGGGCCAAGCTCTATTATACCGACGGCCGCATCCAACACGCCGGGGATGTCGTGGGTCCGGGGGGATGCGCCAACCATCTGCACGCCTGCCTTGAAGGGGACGATCCCGGTTACTGCGACCGGGCCATCCTGGCCCAGGAACTCTCGGCGGTCACCGCCGCCTGCCTGCTCACCTGGAAGGACGTGTACGACCGCATGAAGGGCCTCGACGCCGTCAATCTGCCCGTGGCCTTCAACGACGTGGACTATTGCCTGCGCGTGCGCAAGGCCGGGTTGCGGGTGGTCTGGACCCCCTACGCCGAATTGTACCACCACGAATCCTACAGCCGGGGCGACGACAGCGCCTCTCCCGAGCGCAAGGCCCAGGCCCGCCGCGAGGTCCGCCACATGCGGGCCCACTGGAAACACGTCATGCGCCACGACCCCTTCTACAACCCCAATTGCAGTTATTCCCACCCGGACTTCTCCCTCAACATCGCCCCCCTGGTGCGCAAACCATGGCTCAACCGGCCATGACCGGGCATCCCGCGACGCCTCCGACCCGGGCCATTGTGGTGGAGGAATGCGACAACCCCTCTTCGGCCTATTTCCTCTTTCCGGCCCTGGCGCATCTGCCCTGCCCCGTCACCCGCCGCAGCTTCGCCGATCTCCCAGGTCCGGCCGAACTGGATGGGGCCATGGTGGTGCTGGCCCGGTATGTCCCCGGGGGCTGGGTGCGCCTTCTGACTGCGGCGCGGCCCCGCCTGTCCCGGCTGGCGTTTTTCATGGACGACGACCTGTTCGATACCGCCGCCTCCCGGGGCGCGCCCCTGCATTACCGGTTCAAGCTGTGGCGGCTGGCCGCCCGGCGGCGGGACTGGCTCTTGTCCCAGAAGGCGGAATTCTGGGTGTCCACCCCGGCCCTCATGGAGAAATACGCCGCCTGGGGGCCGCGCCTGGTCCTGCCCGCGCCCCTCCCGGCCGGGGCCGCATCCCCGGATGCGGACACGCGGCGGATTTTTTACCACGGCACGGCCTCCCACAACCCGGACATCCGCTGGCTTTTCCCGGTCATGGCCGAGGTCTTGGCCAAAAACCCCCGGCTGGCTCTGGAAATCGTGGGGAAGCGGGCCGTGGCCACGCTGTTCAAACCCCTGCCCCGGGTCACGGTGGTCCATCCCATGCCCTGGCCCGCCTACCGGATCTTCGCCGCCACGCCGGGACGCCACGTGGGCTTGGCCCCCCAGCTCGATTCGGCCTTCAACGCCGCCCGCTCCTATACCAAGTTCTGCGACATCACCCGCAGCGGGGCCGTGGGCGTCTACGCCGCAGGCTCGGCCTGCGCGGACGTGGTGGAGCACGAAAAAGACGGCCTGGTGGTTCCCATGCAGCCTGCCGCCTGGGTTGCGGCCATCACCCGGCTGGCCGGGGACGACGGGCTGCGGGCGGCCATGTTGCAAAACGCCCAGGACAAGCTGGCGGAGCTGTCACGTAGGGCCGAGGCCTCCCACGCCCGCCTTTTCGCCGCGCCCCCGGGGACCCCGGAAGGCGCGCCTGACGCGGGGGCCACGGATGCCTGAGCGCGCCCGCCTGCCCCTGGCGACAGCCCCGGCCGCCCTGGCCCTGAGCCGGTTCGTGGCCACCATGCCCAATCTGCCCACGGTGCTTGGCGTGCCCCTGGTACGAGTGCGGTTTGGCCTGGGCGCGGTCCCCGGGGCCTGGGTACTGGCCTGGGGCCGCAAGGTCTCGGGGCTGGCCGCCGAACGCTTCGCGGCCCGGCGCGGCCTGCCGGTGTTGCATGTGGAAGACGGCTTCCTGCGCTCCGTTTCGCCGGGACGCGGCCACCCCCCCCTCTCCATCAGCCTCGACGACCAGGGCGTCTACTACGACGCCCGCAATCCCTCCCGCCTGGAAACCCTGGCGACCCTTCCCTGCACCCCGGAGGAACTGGCCCGGGCGCAGCGCCTCGTCGAGTTGTGGCGGGCGGGCCGGGTCTCCAAATACAACCATGCCAGGGAATACGGGGGCGAGCTTCCCGAGCCTTTTGTCCTGGCCATCGACCAGACCTTCGGCGACGGCTCCATTGGCCACGGCCTGGCCGGACCCGGGAGTTTTTCCCGCATGCTTGAGGCGGCGCTGGCCGAACATCCGGACAAGACGGTGGTGCTCAAAGTCCATCCCGAGGTGGTCTCCGGCCGCAAAAAAGGGCATTTCGACCTGGACGCCCTGGCCCGCCTGGACCGGGTGCGGGTCTTTTCCGGGAACGTGCATCCGGTGGGCCTGCTTAAGCGGGCCGCCGCCGTCTACACGGTGACGTCCCAGGTGGGCTTCGAGGGCCTCATGTGGGGGCGTCCCGTGTCCACCTTCGGCATGCCCTTCTACGCCGGATGGGGCCTGACCCGCGACGCCCTTGCCCCGCCCCCGCGCCGCCGCCCCATCCCCTTGTTGCAGTTGGTCCACGCCGCCCTGGTGGATTACCCGCGCTATGTGGACCCTGAAACCGGGGAACCCTGCCCGCCGGAGCGGGTGCTCGAATGGATGGCCCTGCAACGCCGACAACGGGAACGCTTTCCCGCCGTGGTGCATGCCCAGGGCTTCACCCGGGAACAACGGCCCGGCGTCGTGCGGCTTTTTCAGGGCAGCCAGGTCCGTTTTTACCGGCCCGGCGCGCCCATGTCCCCGGACGCAGCCCTGGCGGTCCCGGAACACGCCGCGCCTTCAGATGCCCCGGAGACGACGCTGCGGGTGCGCGACGGCTTTTTCCCGGGCGCGGGGCTTGCGGACGGCCCCGAAGCCCCCCTGTGCGCCATGGTCGACGGTCCCGGCTCTCGCATTGAGGATATGCTGGCCACGGCCCGGTTTTCCGATGAAACCCTCGACCAGGCCCGGCGTCTGAGGGGATGGATCGTGGACCGGGGACTGACCTTCTGGCCGCAAGAAAGCGGGCAGTGGCAGCGTCCGGCCGCTGTCGGCCGAGTGGTGCTGGTGTTTGGAGAAGACCCGCACGTTGACGCAGACAGGCATTTTCTGAAAGCTGTGCGTGAAAAAGAATCAGCCGCCTATATTATTTACAAACCGCACCCTCATATATTAAAGGATCTTTGGTTGGGTATGCGCGCCAGACAGGGGAGCCCCTATTTCGACGAAATCGCGATTTCCGTATCCATGCATTCTCTCCTCACCCAGGTGAATGCCGTCCACGTCCGCACGTCGTGGGCGGGTATTGACGCGTTACTGCGCGGGAAGGACGTATTTTGTCATGGCGCTCCATTTTATGCCGGATGGGGATTGACCACCGATTCCCCACCCGGAGTCTGCCGCCCCAGAAGACTTTCCCTGGACGAACTGCTCGCCGGTTTTTTTGGGCTTCACCCGGTTTACCTTCGTGGCGAAACAGGGCATTTTACTCAATTCGAACGTTTTTTTACAGAATATTCCACCGGACGTACGAAAAGGAACACGGCATTTCCTCGGAAACTCTTCACCCACGTCGTGCGGCTGCTCAATCTTTCTCCCAGATGATCGTGGCGGACGGCATGTTTGTCCCCAGCGACTTCTCCGGGTTAGAAAATTTTTTTTGTTTTTTTCATATAAATGAGGATATTTTCCATTCTCTCGCTGAAAGGGTACATGCCAAATCGCTTCTGATGCGAAGAACAACAAAACAATGAGCATAAAAAAAATCGCCATCATCGGCGCGGCCTGCCGTCTTCCTGGAGGAGTGGCGTCCCTGGACTCGTTGTGGGACGTACTCGCCTCCGGCCGCGATGCCGTGACCGAGATCCCTGCCGACCGATTCGACGTCCCGGGTTTTCTGCATCCCCTGCGCAACGCCCCTGGCCGCTCCTGCACCCTGGCCGCCGGCGTGCTGGACAATATCGGCGACTTCGACTTTTCTT
Above is a genomic segment from Desulfolutivibrio sulfodismutans DSM 3696 containing:
- a CDS encoding capsular polysaccharide biosynthesis protein, which codes for MPERARLPLATAPAALALSRFVATMPNLPTVLGVPLVRVRFGLGAVPGAWVLAWGRKVSGLAAERFAARRGLPVLHVEDGFLRSVSPGRGHPPLSISLDDQGVYYDARNPSRLETLATLPCTPEELARAQRLVELWRAGRVSKYNHAREYGGELPEPFVLAIDQTFGDGSIGHGLAGPGSFSRMLEAALAEHPDKTVVLKVHPEVVSGRKKGHFDLDALARLDRVRVFSGNVHPVGLLKRAAAVYTVTSQVGFEGLMWGRPVSTFGMPFYAGWGLTRDALAPPPRRRPIPLLQLVHAALVDYPRYVDPETGEPCPPERVLEWMALQRRQRERFPAVVHAQGFTREQRPGVVRLFQGSQVRFYRPGAPMSPDAALAVPEHAAPSDAPETTLRVRDGFFPGAGLADGPEAPLCAMVDGPGSRIEDMLATARFSDETLDQARRLRGWIVDRGLTFWPQESGQWQRPAAVGRVVLVFGEDPHVDADRHFLKAVREKESAAYIIYKPHPHILKDLWLGMRARQGSPYFDEIAISVSMHSLLTQVNAVHVRTSWAGIDALLRGKDVFCHGAPFYAGWGLTTDSPPGVCRPRRLSLDELLAGFFGLHPVYLRGETGHFTQFERFFTEYSTGRTKRNTAFPRKLFTHVVRLLNLSPR
- a CDS encoding glycosyltransferase family 2 protein, which codes for MSIIIPTRDCLAVLRTCLTSLLEKTDYRRFEIRIVDNSSRDPETLDYLARINGHPQVKVLRYDLPFNYSAINNHAAAHCTGDALCLLNNDTEVIGPGWLTEMLGHLVQPGVGVVGAKLYYTDGRIQHAGDVVGPGGCANHLHACLEGDDPGYCDRAILAQELSAVTAACLLTWKDVYDRMKGLDAVNLPVAFNDVDYCLRVRKAGLRVVWTPYAELYHHESYSRGDDSASPERKAQARREVRHMRAHWKHVMRHDPFYNPNCSYSHPDFSLNIAPLVRKPWLNRP